In one window of Pseudobdellovibrionaceae bacterium DNA:
- a CDS encoding VWA domain-containing protein codes for METLRRLILLFVGLSIYVGCSDVNFQVVPSATCDEFNDQGGVCHHGEDGFNTYNIEFKTGKVDILFVVDNSGSMWIEQTQMANKFPYLLDKIADLDYQIAITTTDVENDQGRFLLFPNGAPYLTTATHGNNLDWFRETIQRDETLVCDSNNYEEAFCPSNDERGIYAVNLALDHPENSSFFRDSATLHVVFLSDEDERGVGRGSRTYPFEAYDEPSTLISKIRDQLGITKAAQFHAVTVAPGDEACLVKQYVYPANTSWPIKGREGKVYAELVSPSSSLLSMGNILPGVQGSICAKDYGAQLGEIGDDMKIKPIQLPCEPRDGEVSIVYDRFPDINIDYSLSDTDMLTIHSMPPEHTKVRIQFNCPIYL; via the coding sequence ATGGAAACCCTGCGCCGACTGATATTACTTTTTGTTGGTCTATCAATATATGTAGGATGCTCTGACGTGAACTTCCAAGTGGTACCTAGTGCTACTTGTGATGAGTTTAACGATCAGGGTGGCGTGTGCCATCACGGCGAAGACGGGTTTAATACCTATAATATTGAGTTTAAAACCGGAAAAGTAGACATCCTATTTGTTGTTGATAACTCTGGGTCCATGTGGATTGAGCAAACTCAAATGGCCAATAAATTTCCGTATCTTTTAGATAAGATTGCTGATTTAGACTATCAAATCGCCATTACCACTACCGATGTTGAAAATGATCAGGGGCGATTTTTGCTATTTCCGAATGGGGCGCCTTATTTAACAACGGCCACCCACGGCAATAACCTCGATTGGTTTCGTGAGACCATTCAGCGAGATGAAACACTAGTCTGTGATAGCAACAACTACGAAGAAGCTTTTTGTCCGTCAAATGATGAGCGTGGCATTTACGCCGTCAACTTGGCACTAGATCACCCAGAGAACTCAAGTTTTTTTAGAGACAGCGCCACTCTTCATGTGGTTTTTCTTTCTGATGAAGATGAGCGGGGCGTAGGCCGTGGATCTCGAACCTATCCGTTTGAGGCTTACGACGAACCTTCAACATTGATTAGTAAAATTCGAGACCAATTGGGAATAACGAAAGCCGCACAATTTCACGCCGTCACAGTGGCACCCGGAGATGAAGCCTGTTTGGTGAAGCAGTATGTTTATCCTGCAAACACGAGCTGGCCCATTAAAGGTCGCGAAGGTAAAGTTTATGCTGAACTGGTGAGCCCGAGTTCTTCTTTGCTGAGCATGGGTAACATTTTGCCAGGTGTGCAGGGCAGTATTTGTGCCAAAGACTATGGAGCTCAGTTGGGTGAGATTGGTGATGACATGAAGATCAAGCCCATTCAATTACCTTGTGAACCACGTGATGGCGAAGTCAGTATTGTTTATGATCGATTTCCAGATATCAACATAGATTACAGTTTATCTGATACAGATATGTTGACCATTCACAGCATGCCGCCTGAGCACACGAAAGTGCGTATACAATTTAACTGTCCCATTTATTTATAG
- a CDS encoding response regulator transcription factor, translated as MATTEAMVHFLVKEWEPSLCIVDGNSPLFQMTKPLREKNPPQKLGLIILTKESDLNKEELAFRYGADHYLAEPQQYPRLRWRIVNVLNRIAGGGQKIHQRMSLGAFNSDKQELVFLDIRLFPNDFLAKRGDEVISLSPIQFRLLYAFFSHIDALLSREWLQSVVWGNTKISPRSIDAQVSKLKKVIPEIDASLMNIYGKGYILTQAQKLKEESAA; from the coding sequence ATGGCTACCACGGAAGCTATGGTTCACTTTTTGGTCAAAGAGTGGGAACCCAGTCTTTGCATCGTTGATGGCAACTCTCCTTTATTTCAGATGACAAAACCTCTTCGTGAAAAAAACCCTCCGCAAAAATTGGGTCTTATTATTTTAACGAAAGAATCTGACCTCAACAAAGAAGAGCTCGCGTTTAGGTATGGGGCTGATCACTATCTGGCTGAACCACAACAATATCCTCGCTTGAGATGGCGTATTGTGAATGTTCTTAACCGTATTGCAGGTGGAGGCCAAAAAATCCACCAGCGCATGTCTTTGGGCGCTTTTAACTCAGATAAACAAGAACTGGTGTTTTTGGACATTCGGCTTTTTCCCAATGATTTTTTGGCAAAAAGAGGTGATGAGGTGATTAGCCTTTCACCGATTCAATTTCGCTTGCTCTATGCTTTTTTTAGCCACATCGATGCATTATTGTCGCGCGAATGGCTGCAAAGTGTGGTGTGGGGAAACACAAAAATATCTCCCCGTTCTATTGATGCGCAAGTTTCTAAGCTAAAAAAAGTGATTCCTGAAATTGATGCCTCATTGATGAACATTTACGGCAAGGGATACATCTTAACTCAAGCCCAGAAGTTAAAAGAAGAAAGTGCCGCTTAG
- a CDS encoding RND transporter — protein sequence MEILDKLTWGAAILFCLTLGLAPFNPPHLWEKLVMLKAGTLVKPIDWFDLVLHATPWLILLLKVVRTATQK from the coding sequence ATGGAAATTCTTGATAAACTCACTTGGGGCGCGGCCATATTGTTTTGCCTGACCCTTGGATTAGCTCCCTTTAACCCACCTCACCTCTGGGAAAAACTAGTGATGCTAAAAGCTGGCACGCTGGTAAAACCCATTGATTGGTTTGATCTTGTCCTTCACGCCACGCCTTGGCTTATTTTGCTGCTGAAAGTGGTGCGCACGGCCACACAAAAATAA
- a CDS encoding SAM-dependent methyltransferase, giving the protein MRRLFESGRTVDIEVGCGVGYHPIQYALSHPERYLVAIERTSEKFSKFARRLEAHPAINNILPVHADAVNWVSHHVLEASVSRYFILYPNPYPKAKHSNLRFGRMLFMAHVFDSLVPGGTLTLATNERHYFDEAKKHLVQDFGFAVVQSGAIDPKDFVPRSHFEKKYLKSGQTCFNLVLKKP; this is encoded by the coding sequence ATGCGGAGGCTTTTTGAATCGGGTCGCACTGTGGATATTGAAGTTGGCTGCGGCGTCGGCTATCACCCGATTCAATACGCTCTATCCCATCCGGAGCGGTATCTCGTGGCCATTGAGCGTACGTCTGAAAAATTCTCTAAATTTGCTCGTCGCCTTGAGGCCCATCCCGCAATCAATAATATTTTGCCTGTGCATGCAGATGCCGTAAATTGGGTGAGCCACCACGTGCTTGAAGCCAGCGTATCGCGGTACTTTATTCTCTACCCAAACCCCTACCCAAAAGCGAAACACAGCAATCTTCGCTTTGGCAGAATGCTATTTATGGCCCATGTATTTGACTCTCTTGTGCCTGGCGGTACGCTGACTCTGGCCACCAACGAGAGGCATTACTTCGACGAAGCCAAAAAACATCTGGTGCAAGACTTTGGCTTTGCAGTCGTTCAGTCTGGCGCCATCGATCCAAAGGATTTTGTGCCACGGTCTCATTTTGAGAAAAAGTACCTGAAATCCGGCCAGACCTGCTTTAATTTGGTGCTGAAAAAGCCTTAA